The following is a genomic window from Planctomycetia bacterium.
CCTTGGACAGGGTTTGTTTAATTTTCTCCGCGAGCGTATCCGCGGTGAACGGCTTGACGACATAGTTGTTCACGCCTGCCTTCACGGCCTCGATGACCCGCGACTTTTCCGCCTCCGTGGTCACCATGATGATGGGCAGGTTCTTGTCGGCTTCGCGGACTTTTTTGATCAGGGCGATGCCGTCCATGTTGG
Proteins encoded in this region:
- a CDS encoding response regulator, with protein sequence MKILLVDDSRTIRNIQKNTLKSLGYVDILEASDGVEALNFLSKERPGLILMDWNMPNMDGIALIKKVREADKNLPIIMVTTEAEKSRVIEAVKAGVNNYVVKPFTADTLAEKIKQTLSKVAAAAAS